The window TTTTTAATGGTTTTTTCCGCAAAAGGCCGGGTAGTGGGCAAATCATATACGGTGCCTTTAAGCTGGGAATTTTTCAGGCAAAAATGGATGGCATAGGTTCCGGGTCCGCCGCCGAGGTCAAGTAAGTGTTCTCGCCCGGAAAGATCTATGGTATCTACCACCACTGGAGCCATGCTCATGGCCATATTAAACATTCCCATAAGAAAGCTTTCCCGCCACTCGGAACTTGTATGAGATGCACGTTCCCGGACAGGAGTTCCGGTTTTAACTGCCTGATCCAACTTGGCCCACGAATCCATCAGATGATGGTGATGAGAAATCATGTAGCCGATGTATCCCGGAGAGTCTTTTGTAAGAAAATCTTTGCCGGCTCGGGCGTTGGAAAAAAAATCATTTTCTTTTTTCAGCAGATCCATGGCGGTCAGTGCATTAAGCAACCGAACTGCGCCTTCTTGATTGACATTCAGCTTCTTGGCAATATCCCCTGCTGAAAGCTGCTGATCGCCTATGGCGGTAAACACATCAAGCTGAACAGCGGCATGAAGCGTACAGGTTGCCCAATACTGCCCGGATAATCGAAGCAGGGTTCCCGGATTCCATTGCTGTTTTTCCATCCTTACTCTCCTTTTATTTATTTATATTTTAACCACGGATTTGCACGGAAATGACACAGATATTAAAAATTAAAATTCAGTGTCTCTCTGTGAAACTCC is drawn from Thermodesulfobacteriota bacterium and contains these coding sequences:
- a CDS encoding methyltransferase codes for the protein MEKQQWNPGTLLRLSGQYWATCTLHAAVQLDVFTAIGDQQLSAGDIAKKLNVNQEGAVRLLNALTAMDLLKKENDFFSNARAGKDFLTKDSPGYIGYMISHHHHLMDSWAKLDQAVKTGTPVRERASHTSSEWRESFLMGMFNMAMSMAPVVVDTIDLSGREHLLDLGGGPGTYAIHFCLKNSQLKGTVYDLPTTRPFAEKTIKKFGLTDRIDFIDGDYVTEGIEGVYDVAWLSHILHGEGQKDCQRIIQKAVSVLKPDGMIIVHDFILNNSMDGPLFPALFSLNMFLGTSGGQSYSEKQINGMLFEAGVKEIRRLSFKGPTDSGIITGRV